The following proteins come from a genomic window of Dreissena polymorpha isolate Duluth1 chromosome 1, UMN_Dpol_1.0, whole genome shotgun sequence:
- the LOC127844156 gene encoding uncharacterized protein LOC127844156, which produces MSMITKSSRILPGAIRQACICFYSAKTGSGEAPTAKDAPKTTTKGTQTNSTGTTNNSKYQCEEYHKWNAWSFFDVEGSISSKRVGQPSSKPSQPSLKTK; this is translated from the exons ATGTCAATGATAACAAAGTCATCAAGAATTTTGCCG GGGGCTATACGTCAGGCATGTATATGCTTTTACTCTGCCAAAACTGGATCTGGAGAAGCTCCAACAG CCAAAGATGCCCCTAAAACTACTACTAAAGGAACGCAGACCAACTCAACCGGAACTACTAACAACTCCAAATACCAGTGCGAAGAATACCATAAGTGGAACGCCTGGTCTTTCTTTGATGTTGAAggatccatttcatcaaaacgtGTTGGACAGCCATCTTCGAAACCCAGTCAGCCGTCTTTGAAAACCAAGTAG